From the Daucus carota subsp. sativus chromosome 8, DH1 v3.0, whole genome shotgun sequence genome, one window contains:
- the LOC108198715 gene encoding uncharacterized protein LOC108198715 — MNGVLETEKQGVSLEDLKNKMADFAKERDWDQFHSPRNLLLALVGEMGELSEIFQWKGEVPRGLPDWKEEEKQHLGEELSDVLLYLVRLSDICGVDLGKAALRKLDLNAKKYPVMLCKGSSTKHNQLSEKQ; from the exons ATGAATGGGGTTTTGGAGACAGAAAAACAAGGGGTGAGTCTTGAAGATTTGAAGAACAAAATGGCTGATTTTGCTAAAGAGAGGGACTGGGATCAGTTTCATAGCCCAAGAAATCTACTCTTGGCCCTG GTAGGAGAAATGGGAGAGTTGTCTGAGATATTCCAGTGGAAAGGGGAGGTTCCAAGAGGACTGCCAGATTGGAAAGAAGAAGAGAAACAACACTTGGGTGAGGAGCTTTCCGATGTGCTGCTCTATCTGGTTAGGCTATCTGATATATGTGGTGTTGATCTTGGGAAAGCTGCTCTTAGGAAGCTTGATCTTAATGCCAAGAAATACCCAGTCATGCTTTGCAAAGGTTCCTCGACAAAGCACAACCAACTCTCTGAAAAGCAGTGA
- the LOC108199759 gene encoding uncharacterized protein LOC108199759: MDRQPHDYSAMAFAQQQQQAANIQQQQQQFGFHPQHQQFPPSVHGPPFIQPHPSMQPYPFHHMQQGQLHPHPPHPHLLHLQQQQQLNPSFPPHMPPHIVPSPFRGSYDSPPPAPPPSDPELQKCIDKLVEYAAKHGPEFEAMVRENQKDNPAYRFLFGGDGHNYYRYTLWLATRPPGGPFNPPFPSTSIPVMHPPNPMVTPSPPNDPKLNASGVGPGATSSLLNVPQMHQPPFPPFYDQQHSQPFPGTMGGPGRQHYDQSSGAFKGLSGPLPSDVAMELNNVLNGLTGTKESIKGAKLWFMQRSPFAPALAEALRDRVYAVDDSERQLHILFLSNDILFDSLQRRTNTHDLSNEALAFRPVLGSILARIYHNPQNKEENQERLQKVLQFWASKEVYDRDTIRLLESEMIGGVPTNSFTGHPQRDFSSVSADASTFSGLPHQTSNHNVLHWQSDKQNFSDQERLENQVPSLSAMPQQFLQNSSPAGSFPGAIPMLSSAQPTNLQSAPHLLPAQTSNIGEKLPPYPLFPPGLIPGMVRKMQIGSGVPYSPMSPLDIPTMIPPSTTSPSELLERVSKFFREIGEVNPSEGPLNSADDDDEYERDSPVRKGGTCIPPPPNLQVDPETGTLPDGSVERKPGSVSSGRLGLGATANPNEASQYDDVYSSYRKQRSTNYHTSMSARSATTTTR, encoded by the exons ATGGATCGACAACCTCATGATTACTCCGCTATGGCATTTgcacagcagcagcagcaagcAGCTAATAttcaacagcagcagcagcagtttGGTTTTCATCCACAACATCAACAATTCCCTCCATCAGTTCATGGTCCTCCCTTTATACAGCCGCATCCTTCTATGCAGCCTTACCCTTTTCACCACATGCAACAAGGTCAACTCCATCCACACCCTCCGCATCCTCACCTTCTTCATCTCCAGCAGCAACAGCAACTCAATCCTTCTTTTCCACCCCATATGCCCCCCCATATAGTTCCTTCACCATTCCGAGGCTCATATGATTCACCACCCCCTGCTCCTCCCCCTTCTGATCCTGAACTGCAGAAGTGCATTGATAAACTTGTAGAGTATGCAGCAAAACATGGCCCTGAATTTGAGGCGATGGTACGTGAAAATCAGAAAGATAATCCTGCTTATAGGTTTCTTTTTGGCGGTGATGGGCATAATTACTACCGTTACACGCTTTGGCTAGCTACACGTCCTCCTGGTGGTCCCTTCAACCCTCCTTTTCCCTCCACATCTATACCTGTGATGCATCCTCCTAATCCAATGGTAACTCCATCACCTCCTAATGACCCTAAGTTAAATGCCTCGGGGGTTGGTCCTGGGGCTACATCCTCTCTGCTCAATGTACCTCAAATGCACCAACCGCCTTTTCCACCATTCTATGACCAGCAGcattctcaaccttttcctggGACTATGGGTGGTCCTGGTCGTCAACACTATGACCAGTCCTCGGGGGCTTTCAAAGGTCTATCGGGACCACTTCCCTCTGATGTTGCGATGGAGCTTAATAACGTGCTCAATGGTCTAACTGGTACCAAAGAGTCAATCAAAGGTGCAAAGCTGTGGTTCATGCAGCGTTCACCATTTGCACCAGCACTGGCAGAAGCTCTTAGGGACAGGGTATATGCTGTAGATGATTCTGAGAGGCAGCTACATATACTTTTTCTTTCTAATGACATTTTATTTGACAG CTTGCAAAGACGAACTAATACACATGATCTTAGTAATGAGGCTCTTGCATTTAGACCTGTATTGGGTTCCATCCTTGCAAGAATTTACCACAACCCTCAAAATAAGGAGGAAAATCAAGAACGCTTGCAGAAAGTTTTGCAGTTCTGGGCTTCCAAAGAGGTATATGACCGTGATACTATTCGTTTGCTAGAGAGTGAGATGATCGGTGGAGTGCCAACAAATTCATTTACTGGCCATCCGCAAAGGGACTTTTCTTCTGTTTCAGCAGATGCTTCAACATTTTCAG GACTTCCGCATCAAACATCCAATCATAATGTGTTGCATTGGCAGTCTGACAAACAAAATTTCTCAGATCAAGAGCGTTTAGAAAATCAAGTTCCTTCTCTATCAGCAATGCCACAACAATTTCTTCAAAATTCTTCTCCTGCTGGCAGTTTCCCTGGGGCCATACCCATGTTGTCTTCTGCTCAACCTACAAACCTTCAGTCTGCGCCACATCTTTTGCCAGCACAAACATCTAATATTGGGGAAAAATTACCACCATATCCTTTGTTCCCACCTGGTCTTATTCCTGGAATGGTTCGAAAGATGCAAATTGGTAGTGGGGTACCTTACTCTCCTATGAGCCCATTAGATATCCCAACTATGATACCTCCTTCAACCACATCGCCATCTGAACTTCTTGAGAGAGTATCAAAATTCTTCAGAGAAATTGGAGAGGTTAACCCTTCTGAAGGGCCTTTGAATTCAGCTGATGATGATGACGAGTACGAAAGAGATTCTCCTGTAAGGAAAGGAGGAACCTGCATTCCTCCACCTCCGAATCTACAGGTGGACCCAGAGACTGGTACTTTACCTGATGGAAGTGTAGAACGGAAACCGGGATCAGTTAGCTCAGGAAGGCTTGGCCTGGGTGCCACAGCCAATCCTAATGAGGCAAGTCAATATGATGATGTTTATTCATCTTACAGGAAGCAACGAAGCACCAACTATCATACATCTATGAGTGCTAGATCTGCTACTACTACCACCAGGTAA
- the LOC108198937 gene encoding oil body-associated protein 1B: MEGKNISTHPEIPGEKTKTGTALVETATAAIQGFGPINKIHQHLCAFHFYGHDMSRQVEAHHFCAHQNEEMRQCLIYDSPNKDARLIGLEYIVSENLFMTLPDDEKRMWHSHEYEVKSGVLFMPGIPGAIQRQDLDKVAKTYGKVIHFWQVDKGDDLPLGIPQVMMALTRDGQLYQSLQQDVETRFGVSFENERGNRKYMTGPEHGIHPMANAGGKGIKTVLRETDCKPVDSVPRVFV, encoded by the exons ATGGAAGGCAAAAACATCTCCACCCACCCGGAAATCCCCGGTGAGAAGACCAAGACCGGCACCGCTCTCGTCGAGACCGCCACCGCCGCCATCCAAGGCTTCGGTCCCATCAACAAGATCCACCAGCACCTTTGCGC ATTTCATTTCTACGGGCATGACATGAGTCGCCAAGTGGAGGCGCACCACTTCTGCGCCCACCAGAACGAAGAGATGCGGCAGTGCCTGATCTACGACAGCCCCAACAAAGACGCTCGTCTCATCGGCCTCGAATACATCGTCTCGGAGAATCTCTTCATGACCCTCCCCGACGACGAGAAGCGCATGTGGCACTCCCACGAGTACGAAGTCAAGAGCGGCGTGCTCTTCATGCCGGGCATCCCGGGGGCAATTCAGCGCCAGGATCTCGACAAAGTGGCCAAAACCTATGGCAAAGTCATCCATTTCTGGCAGGTGGACAAAGGCGATGATCTCCCACTGGGAATTCCCCAGGTCATGATGGCGTTAACCCGAGACGGGCAGCTGTACCAGAGTCTGCAGCAGGACGTGGAGACGAGGTTCGGGGTTTCTTTTGAGAATGAGAGGGGGAATAGGAAGTATATGACGGGGCCAGAGCATGGGATTCATCCGATGGCGAATGCGGGTGGGAAGGGGATTAAGACGGTGCTGAGGGAGACTGATTGTAAGCCTGTTGATTCTGTTCCCAGGGTGTTTGTTTGA
- the LOC108198813 gene encoding ureide permease 2 — MYLVESKGGAIFCMLLALFFLGTWPALLTFLERRGRLPQHTYLDYTITNLLAAVIIAFTFGEIGESTAEKPNFLIQLSQVNWPSVLFAMAGGVVLSLGNLSTQYAWAFVGLSVTEVITASITVVIGTTLNYFLDDRINKAEILFPGVGCFLIAVCLASGLHASNAKDNKAKLSALEFCKIDESRDSKVPLSKETKSIAVGKDLENAVEKTEKAKVGTADFLLEIENRRSIKVFGKSTFVGLGITFFAGLCFSLFSPAFNLATNDQWDTLKEGVPHLSVYTAFFWFSVSCFVIAVILNVSFLYHPVLNLPRSSFKDYLSDWNGRQWALLAGLLCGFGNGLQFMGGQAAGYAAADAVQALPLVSTFWGVLLFGEYRRSSRRTYILLNSMLFMFIVAVGVLMASSGHRK, encoded by the exons ATGTATCTGGTAGAGAGCAAAGGAGGTGCCATATTTTGCATGCTGCTTGCACTATTCTTTTTGGGTACCTGGCCTGCTCTTTTGACCTTCCTGGAAAGACGAGGCCGTCTTCCTCAGCATACGTATCTTGATTATACGATTACCAATCTTTTGGCTGCTGTCATCATTGCTTTCACTTTTGGGGAGATAGGCGAAAGTACAGCTGAGAAGCctaattttctaattcaactttcTCAG GTTAACTGGCCAAGTGTTTTGTTTGCAATGGCTGGTGGAGTTGTTCTTAGTCTTGGAAACCTCTCAACACAATATGCTTGGGCATTTGTTGGATTGTCAGTGACTGAAGTGATCACTGCAAGCATAACTGTAGTAATAG GAACAACTTTGAACTACTTCTTGGATGACAGAATAAATAAAGCCGAAATACTTTTTCCTGGGGTCGGATGCTTCTTGATTGCTGTTTGTCTAGCCTCAGGTCTTCATGCATCTAATGCAAAAGATAATAAAGCAAAACTTAGTGCTTTGGAATTTTGTAAGATAGATGAATCTAG GGATTCAAAAGTTCCTCTTTCTAAAGAAacaaagtcaatagcagttggaAAAGATCTGGAAAATGCAGTCGAAAAGACAGAGAAGGCAAAAGTTGGAACTGCAGACTTTCTTCTAGAAATTGAAAACAGGAGGTCCATTAAG GTATTTGGAAAGAGCACATTCGTCGGTTTGGGCATAACCTTTTTTGCCGGACTTTGcttttctctcttttctccaGCATTCAACTTGGCAACAAATGATCAATGGGACACTTTAAAAGAAGGTGTCCCTCACTTGAGCGTGTACACAGCATTCTTCTGGTTTTCAGTCTCTTGTTTTGTGATCGCCGTCATTCTGAATGTCAGTTTCCTGTATCACCCTGTTCTTAACTTGCCGCGATCATCATTCAAGGATTACTTGTCCGATTGGAATGGAAGACAATGGGCATTACTTGCTGGACTTCTCTGCGGCTTTGGAAATGGTCTCCAGTTCATGGGAGGTCAAGCTGCTGGATATGCAGCCGCAGATGCAGTCCAG GCACTTCCACTTGTGAGCACATTTTGGGGGGTTCTTCTGTTTGGAGAGTACCGAAGATCATCAAGGAGAACTTATATTTTGCTGAATAGCATGTTGTTTATGTTCATTGTTGCTGTTGGAGTTTTGATGGCGTCATCAGGACATCGGAAATAA
- the LOC108198727 gene encoding amino acid transporter AVT1H produces MFKSLGNSACPDSACCCLRCRSQVAADDQVTDAKWPLGCDACLEANKTCTCSKVIDDVQHKANSSVLHAVVNMIGMLIGLGQLSTPYALETGGWASAFLLVGLGIVCAYSSHLLGKCLNNYPKSKNYPDIGYQAFGRRGKVIAATFIYMEIFMALVSYTISLHDNLNIVFLGSRINLAWPCLTTSQLLTVIAVLVALPSLWLRDLSSISFLSTAGILMSLVIFLSVAWTAIFGGIEVNQTIPVLQLRNMPTVSGLFIFSFAGHIVFPNIQAGMKDPSKFTKVTIVSFTLVTMLYTSLAFMGAKMFGPHVNAQITLSLPRNLIVTHIALWATVLTPMTKYALEFAPFAMQLEHCLPGSMKSRTKMIIRGGVGSILLLLILALALSVPYFEYVLSLTGSLVSVGICIIFPCAFYIKIFWTQLSKPALILNLVLIVIGFVMGVCGTISSMNYLIGSMQRGR; encoded by the exons ATGTTCAAATCGCTTGGAAACTCGGCCTGCCCTGACTCTGCTTGCTGTTGTTTACGTTGTCGATCCCAGGTTGCTGCTGACGATCAAGTCACTGATGCAAAGTGGCCGCTAGGGTGTGATGCTTGTCTGGAGGCGAACAAGACATGCACCTGCAGCAAGGTTATTGACGATGTGCAGCACAAGGCTAATAGCTCTGTGCTTCATGCAGTTGTCAACATGATAGGAATGCTTATAG GTCTGGGGCAGCTATCAACCCCCTATGCTCTCGAAACTGGAGGTTGGGCTTCTGCATTCCTGCTAGTAGGACTAGGAATAGTCTGTGCTTATAGTTCCCATCTACTTGGAAAATGCCTCAACAATTATCCAAAATCCAAAAATTACCCTGATATAGGATACCAGGCATTTGGAAGACGCGGAAAAGTCATAGCTGCAACCTTCATCTACATGGAAATTTTCATGGCCCTGGTTTCTTACACAATCTCTCTTCATGACAACCTGAACATTGTTTTCTTAGGTTCACGGATCAATTTGGCATGGCCTTGTTTAACGACTTCTCAGCTCTTGACAGTAATAGCTGTTTTAGTGGCCCTTCCTAGTCTCTGGCTGAGAGATCTTTCTTCCATATCCTTTTTATCAACAGCTGGCATTCTCATGTCTCTTGTCATTTTTTTAAGTGTGGCATGGACTGCTATTTTCGGAGGGATCGAAGTTAATCAGACGATACCAGTTTTACAGCTTAGGAATATGCCTACTGTATCTGGTCTTTTTATCTTCAGTTTTGCTGGACATATAGTTTTCCCTAATATTCAAGCAGGAATGAAAGATCCTTCTAAGTTCACCAAG GTAACCATTGTGAGCTTCACACTAGTGACAATGCTCTACACATCCCTAGCTTTTATGGGTGCCAAAATGTTCGGTCCACACGTAAATGCTCAGATCACTCTCAGTCTCCCAAGAAACCTGATTGTCACCCATATAGCTTTATGGGCAACAGTCCTCACTCCCATGACCAAATACGCCTTAGAATTCGCCCCATTTGCTATGCAACTCGAGCACTGCCTTCCCGGCTCCAtgaaatcaagaacaaagaTGATCATCAGGGGCGGAGTAGGATCAATCTTGCTCCTCCTAATACTAGCTCTTGCTCTTTCCGTCCCATATTTTGAGTATGTTCTTAGCCTAACTGGCTCACTTGTCAGTGTGGGAATATGCATAATATTTCCTTGTGCATTCTACATCAAGATCTTCTGGACCCAGCTTTCGAAGCCGGCTTTGATTCTTAATTTGGTGCTCATTGTGATCGGCTTTGTTATGGGTGTTTGTGGAACCATTTCTTCGATGAACTATCTCATTGGTAGTATGCAGAGGGGACGGTAA